In Pseudomonadota bacterium, the genomic window TATGGCTCAAGGACGAGCTGCACGCCGTCAAATGGAAAGACTTCAAGATCAACTTCAAACGCCAGCAGCACTTTCACGACCCGGAACTGCCGCTGGGCTTTGCCCGCATTACTCACCTGCAGGAGGACCCGAAAGAACGAGAGCCCGTCAGCCAGCGGTACGTGCGCTGGTGGGTGATGCAGCACGCGCAACGAATCGTACGGGAATTCGAGGACAGCACCAAGAAAGAACAGCTCATTCCGCCCGGATCGCCGATCGACTTCGTACCGAAAACCGGAGCGTCGTCCTAGACTCATGTCCGCACAGAAGGCAAGCGCGCAACCGCGGAAGAACCCGCCATCGCGGAGCGGACCAACGTCCGTTGCGATGGAGAAGGCGGGCCGCGCGGCTGACACAGCGGGCCGGGGACATATGATTTGGGTGCCGGGCGGCAGCTTCCTCATGGGTTCGAACCATTTTTACCCCGAGGAGCGCCCAGTTTGCCGGGAGACTGTCCGTGGATTCTGGATGGACTCACGTCCGGCGACCAACGCGGAGTTCCGGCAATTCGTCAGCGCGACCGGATACATCACCGGCTGCGAGCGCCCGCCCGATTCCGCTACGTACCCGCACGCCGACCCATCTCTCTTAGTGCCCGGTTCCCTGGTGTTTAGGAAGCCGAGTGGCCCCATGGATCTGCGTAACTATCGTGCCTGGTGGGAATACGCACCCGGGGCGGATTGGCGGCATCCCGAGGGTCCGGACAGCACCCTCAACGGTCGGGATGACCACCCGGTAGTTCACGTCACTTACGAGGATGCTTGCGCATACGCAGACTGGGCGGGAAAGGCGTTACCGATCGAATCCGAATGGGAATTCGCGGCCCGCGGCGGTCTGGAAGGCGCGCCTTACGCGTGGGGCGAAACGTTTGCTCCGGAGGGGCGGGCAATGGCTAACACCTGGCAAGGCCGATTCCCCTGGGAGAACCT contains:
- a CDS encoding formylglycine-generating enzyme family protein; translated protein: MEKAGRAADTAGRGHMIWVPGGSFLMGSNHFYPEERPVCRETVRGFWMDSRPATNAEFRQFVSATGYITGCERPPDSATYPHADPSLLVPGSLVFRKPSGPMDLRNYRAWWEYAPGADWRHPEGPDSTLNGRDDHPVVHVTYEDACAYADWAGKALPIESEWEFAARGGLEGAPYAWGETFAPEGRAMANTWQGRFPWENLKVDGYEGTSPVEAFPANGYGLYDMTGNVWEWTGSSFTPRRAENIKKSCCVPSGPGGHIARRVVKGGSHLCAPNYCLRYRPAARQGEAVDTSACHIGFRCVVRMSKIECRL